A single genomic interval of Lathyrus oleraceus cultivar Zhongwan6 chromosome 7, CAAS_Psat_ZW6_1.0, whole genome shotgun sequence harbors:
- the LOC127103600 gene encoding pectinesterase inhibitor 2, whose translation MNRIETNFKMIRFSLFVVIFLVSVTSSYTIKVVDVDAICKQTNDVSFCTNLLNSKPGGVGQDLVSLAQYTLDVVRSNTTNTIILIQRLIAQTGRDVEAQIPYKKCLTYFKDIIHTIHYFGDMLKIREYDEMFHSADRITSYIDYCLNGGGPDEPPYHGAKKCQCS comes from the coding sequence ATGAATAGAATTGAGACAAACTTTAAGATGATACGTTTCTCTTTGTTTGTGGTGATTTTTCTTGTTTCAGTTACATCCTCCTATACAATCAAAGTTGTGGACGTGGATGCTATTTGCAAACAAACAAATGATGTTTCATTTTGTACGAACCTTCTGAATTCAAAGCCTGGCGGTGTAGGTCAAGATCTTGTGAGCCTTGCACAATACACTCTTGATGTGGTTCGTTCCAACACCACCAACACCATCATTCTAATCCAACGGTTAATCGCACAAACTGGTAGGGATGTTGAGGCACAAATTCCTTACAAGAAATGTTTAACTTATTTTAAGGATATTATTCATACTATTCACTATTTTGGTGATATGTTGAAGATTAGAGAATATGACGAGATGTTTCATTCTGCGGATCGTATAACATCTTATATTGATTATTGTCTAAATGGAGGTGGTCCTGATGAACCTCCATATCATGGTGCCAAAAAATGCCAATGTTCTTAA